One Sediminicola sp. YIK13 DNA segment encodes these proteins:
- a CDS encoding EamA family transporter: protein MIKNIFKAKPSTAIIIVLAFFSIYVFWGSTYLMNKVAVSELPPLMLAAIRFITAGTLIFIIARLLGLPLTITRPQIKNCIIAGFLFLTYGNGVIVWALKYVDSGFAALEASTQPLIILLLMRFFQGKKIRTMSVLGIVLGFIGIYLLVSQQQLSTQEGSTLGIIMIFTCILSWSVGSLFVAKADLPPNYFINTGYQMLFGGIMLALSSFIVGETWISPLNWSGKVQASIIGLILFGSIAAFTSFNYLLKVVSTEKVATSAYVNPIIAMLLGWYFLQEQITFQSVIAAVILLTGVYFINTKKKVLIFSRFSGRMGRMLDDT from the coding sequence ATGATCAAGAACATTTTTAAGGCCAAGCCAAGTACAGCTATTATAATTGTTCTTGCTTTTTTTTCCATCTATGTTTTTTGGGGAAGTACCTATCTAATGAATAAGGTAGCCGTTTCTGAACTTCCTCCTTTAATGTTGGCTGCTATCCGATTTATTACGGCTGGGACGCTTATTTTCATTATCGCCAGACTATTGGGGCTTCCTCTGACCATCACAAGACCTCAAATAAAAAATTGCATTATTGCAGGATTTTTGTTCTTGACCTATGGCAATGGGGTAATAGTATGGGCTCTAAAATATGTAGATAGTGGTTTTGCAGCTCTTGAAGCATCTACCCAACCCTTGATCATTTTGCTATTGATGCGTTTCTTTCAGGGTAAAAAAATCAGGACTATGTCTGTTTTGGGAATTGTTCTTGGATTTATAGGTATATATCTATTGGTTAGTCAACAGCAGTTAAGTACTCAAGAAGGAAGTACCCTAGGGATCATAATGATTTTTACCTGTATTTTAAGCTGGAGTGTTGGAAGTCTTTTTGTGGCAAAGGCCGATTTACCACCCAATTATTTTATCAATACCGGATACCAAATGCTATTTGGGGGTATTATGTTGGCCTTATCCAGTTTCATAGTTGGAGAAACATGGATCTCTCCCTTGAATTGGAGTGGAAAGGTTCAGGCGTCAATAATTGGTCTAATTTTGTTTGGTAGCATTGCTGCCTTTACTTCCTTCAATTATTTGTTAAAAGTAGTTTCTACCGAAAAAGTGGCAACATCGGCCTACGTAAACCCAATTATCGCAATGCTTTTGGGATGGTACTTTTTACAAGAACAGATTACCTTTCAATCCGTCATAGCGGCAGTAATTCTATTAACGGGTGTTTACTTCATTAACACAAAGAAGAAAGTCTTGATTTTTTCCAGGTTTTCTGGGAGAATGGGGCGCATGTTGGATGATACCTAA
- a CDS encoding DUF4382 domain-containing protein has translation MMKIKFIPLLFLSLSLALLGCSSDSNKGSEFGRLSIQLTDAPFPHDLVAEANVTIFKIEARSKSEGTDENAAPYLLLMEEEMDVNLLDLTNGITTTLVDTEVPVGSYDLFRVYVKGINIVLTDGTVYDLKVPSGASSGIKVFVEPNVIVDGGLTADLLLDFDVSKSFVAKGNRKEEGGITGFNFKPVIKASNLSTAGTLTGMVTTDNGGEIIPLEGAQVSVFPEGSDFSADASIISTFSDETGMYTILGLEAGTYDVVVDLEVQTETELVVYKTFIAEGVSVVAANKTTKDFVLEVME, from the coding sequence ATGATGAAAATTAAATTTATTCCACTTTTGTTTTTAAGCCTTTCCCTAGCATTATTAGGATGTAGTAGCGATAGTAATAAAGGCAGTGAATTTGGCAGGCTTTCCATACAACTTACAGATGCCCCCTTTCCCCACGATCTAGTTGCTGAAGCAAATGTGACCATTTTTAAAATTGAAGCCAGGTCCAAAAGTGAAGGTACGGATGAAAACGCTGCACCCTATCTTCTTTTAATGGAGGAAGAAATGGACGTGAATCTTTTAGACCTTACCAATGGCATTACTACAACTCTGGTGGATACCGAAGTTCCTGTTGGATCTTATGACCTATTTAGAGTCTATGTTAAAGGTATTAATATTGTGCTTACAGACGGTACCGTATATGATTTAAAGGTTCCTAGTGGGGCTTCTTCGGGTATTAAAGTCTTTGTAGAACCTAACGTTATTGTTGATGGCGGACTTACGGCAGATCTGCTTTTAGATTTTGATGTGAGCAAGTCGTTTGTGGCCAAAGGAAACAGAAAAGAAGAAGGTGGAATTACAGGTTTTAATTTTAAACCTGTAATTAAGGCGTCAAATTTGTCAACTGCAGGAACATTGACTGGAATGGTTACTACGGATAACGGTGGTGAAATAATTCCATTGGAAGGTGCCCAAGTATCGGTTTTTCCAGAAGGTTCTGATTTCTCTGCGGATGCTTCAATTATATCTACTTTTTCTGATGAAACCGGAATGTATACCATTTTAGGATTAGAGGCCGGGACATATGATGTGGTTGTTGATTTGGAAGTTCAAACTGAAACTGAGCTGGTTGTGTATAAAACCTTTATAGCTGAAGGTGTATCTGTTGTGGCTGCCAATAAAACCACTAAGGATTTTGTACTTGAAGTGATGGAATAA
- a CDS encoding GNAT family N-acetyltransferase codes for MKITNSNTADIPEIFRLYRLATAFQKTKKCVQWPEFSTELVSKEIAESRQWKLMIGQIVACVWAVTFEDPEIWEEKDVDKAMYIHRIATNPEYRGQHLVEHIVTWSKGYAQENKLDYIRMDTVGENLGLISHYKKCGFEYLGLTKLKSTVSLPAHYENACVSLFQIKL; via the coding sequence ATGAAAATCACCAATAGCAATACTGCCGATATACCCGAAATCTTTAGGCTATATCGGCTTGCTACAGCCTTCCAAAAAACAAAAAAATGCGTTCAATGGCCCGAATTTTCAACAGAACTGGTTTCCAAAGAAATTGCCGAAAGCAGGCAATGGAAACTAATGATCGGCCAAATAGTGGCCTGTGTGTGGGCGGTAACTTTTGAAGATCCCGAAATATGGGAAGAAAAAGATGTAGACAAGGCCATGTACATACACAGAATAGCCACGAATCCCGAATATAGAGGACAGCATTTGGTGGAACATATAGTCACTTGGTCCAAAGGCTATGCCCAAGAAAATAAACTGGATTACATCCGAATGGATACCGTAGGAGAGAACCTTGGATTGATATCCCATTATAAAAAATGTGGGTTCGAATATTTAGGTCTTACCAAGTTAAAGAGCACTGTATCTCTGCCAGCTCATTACGAAAATGCATGCGTAAGCTTGTTTCAAATCAAATTATAA
- a CDS encoding DEAD/DEAH box helicase produces MSTFENFNISKQLHYAIEDLGFDVPTPIQEGAFSVILSGKDMVGIAQTGTGKTFAYMLPLLQDLKFSKQTNPRILVMVPTRELVVQVVDQIKSFSKYLTVRVVGVYGGVNMNTQAQAVAQGADIVVATPGRLYDLVLSRALQLKDVKKLVIDEVDVMLDLGFRFQLINIFELLPERRQNIMFSATMTDDVDALINDFFVIPAKISIAVSGTPLENISQQVYAVPNFYTKINLLNHLLRDKQEFHKVLVFVSNKRSADKVFECLEERYADESAVIHSNKTQNYRLRSINQFDEGKNRILVATDIMARGLDLDKISHVINFDTPNYPENYMHRIGRTGRAEELGKSILFYTEKEAPYKEVIEDLMDYSIPEMEIPEKVAISEELTPEERPKIIEGNNPDERSEDAGSGFHEKSEKNKKTNQGGSYKRIIAQKYKKPKTRGDKNYNKRNKRK; encoded by the coding sequence ATGAGTACCTTTGAAAATTTCAATATATCCAAACAACTTCACTATGCCATTGAAGATTTGGGGTTTGATGTTCCGACCCCAATTCAGGAAGGGGCATTTTCTGTTATTCTCTCAGGTAAGGACATGGTTGGTATTGCCCAAACGGGTACAGGGAAGACTTTTGCATACATGCTGCCCTTATTACAGGATCTGAAATTTTCTAAACAGACCAATCCAAGAATCTTGGTGATGGTCCCCACCCGTGAACTGGTGGTACAAGTAGTGGACCAGATAAAAAGTTTTTCAAAATATCTGACGGTAAGAGTCGTAGGCGTCTATGGGGGCGTTAATATGAACACCCAGGCACAAGCAGTTGCCCAAGGTGCCGATATAGTTGTAGCCACCCCAGGCCGATTATATGATTTGGTCCTAAGCAGGGCACTTCAGTTGAAAGACGTTAAAAAATTGGTGATAGATGAAGTAGATGTGATGCTGGATCTTGGTTTCAGGTTTCAATTGATCAATATATTTGAACTATTACCAGAAAGAAGACAAAATATAATGTTCTCAGCAACTATGACGGATGATGTGGATGCCTTAATCAATGACTTTTTTGTCATTCCCGCTAAAATATCAATAGCTGTCAGCGGAACGCCATTGGAGAATATTTCACAACAGGTATATGCTGTTCCAAATTTTTACACCAAAATAAATCTGTTGAACCACCTACTGAGGGATAAACAAGAATTTCATAAGGTACTGGTCTTTGTGTCCAACAAAAGAAGTGCTGATAAGGTTTTTGAATGCTTGGAAGAACGATATGCTGATGAATCTGCCGTGATCCATTCCAACAAAACTCAAAATTACCGCTTGCGATCCATCAACCAGTTTGATGAAGGAAAAAACAGGATCTTGGTGGCGACGGATATAATGGCCCGTGGTTTGGACCTGGACAAAATTTCACATGTCATCAATTTTGATACCCCTAACTATCCCGAAAATTACATGCACCGTATCGGAAGAACAGGTAGGGCAGAGGAATTGGGAAAATCCATTCTATTCTATACCGAAAAGGAGGCTCCATATAAGGAAGTCATAGAAGATTTGATGGACTATAGTATTCCGGAAATGGAAATACCAGAAAAAGTGGCTATTTCAGAGGAGTTGACTCCAGAAGAACGCCCTAAAATCATAGAAGGGAACAATCCGGACGAGCGCTCGGAAGATGCGGGCTCTGGTTTTCATGAAAAAAGTGAGAAAAACAAGAAAACCAATCAGGGAGGATCCTACAAAAGAATTATAGCACAAAAATACAAGAAACCCAAAACTAGGGGGGATAAGAACTACAACAAACGCAACAAACGGAAATAG
- the recQ gene encoding DNA helicase RecQ — MTDSSTLIPTLKKYFGFDSFRNQQEEIINTVLEQKDCLVIMPTGGGKSICFQLPALMLSGVTLVISPLIALMKDQVDGLRANGIEADYFNSSQAAEEQQEILEKVMTSKLKLLYVAPESLGALENILKETYISCVAIDEAHCISSWGHDFRPSYQQLSFLKRSLPNTPIIALTATADKATRQDIIDQLQIPNAKQFITSFDRKNIGLEVRPANDRVNQIIDFIGQRPNQSGIIYCLSRKSTEQLKDRLQSKGIDAHAYHAGLNFEERTKVQEDFIFDKIQVVCATVAFGMGIDKSNVRWVIHYNMPKNLEGYYQEIGRAGRDGTKAKALLFHSYADVLQLRRFIDGTTNEQLQVAKLDRMKQFSEATSCRRKILLSYFGELLAKNCGNCDICKNPPQFFNGTVIAQKALSVITRLRQSEPMGVIIDVLRGAKNATTLDKHYDQIPSYGIGNDISWKDWQHYIIQLIDQGYCEIAFHKHNALQLTHFSKEVLFNGQQVQMTKPLDRNVQLEEQKEKAKKSKKKDTLFERLRLLRLKISLEENIPAYLIFSDATLKEIEAERPMNEAEFMQISGVGQRKMEVYGDEFISEINAFMAEKKKKPKKSDTVKVTYEMYKKGMSIEAIAEARDLKAPTVFSHLSKLYSEGKDIDMYQFVTKEEVHSVKNAKKELNSPEGLKPYFDHFNEELEYSKIRLALTILERENS; from the coding sequence TTGACCGATTCCAGCACCCTTATTCCCACTTTAAAAAAATACTTCGGATTTGATAGTTTTCGCAACCAACAGGAGGAAATTATCAATACTGTTTTGGAGCAAAAGGATTGTTTGGTGATCATGCCAACAGGAGGAGGAAAATCTATATGTTTCCAATTGCCTGCCTTGATGCTCAGTGGTGTTACCTTGGTTATTTCCCCTTTAATTGCCCTAATGAAGGACCAAGTGGATGGGTTACGGGCCAATGGCATAGAAGCCGATTATTTTAATAGTAGCCAGGCAGCCGAAGAACAACAAGAAATCTTAGAAAAAGTAATGACATCAAAGCTTAAGCTGCTTTATGTTGCTCCGGAAAGTCTAGGTGCTTTAGAAAACATTTTAAAAGAAACGTATATTAGTTGTGTGGCCATAGATGAGGCGCATTGTATCTCTTCTTGGGGACATGATTTTCGTCCATCATACCAACAATTGTCCTTTTTAAAAAGATCCTTGCCCAACACCCCCATTATTGCCCTTACCGCAACCGCTGATAAGGCCACAAGACAAGATATCATTGATCAGCTGCAAATTCCCAATGCCAAGCAATTCATTACCTCCTTCGACAGGAAAAATATTGGGTTGGAAGTAAGACCGGCGAATGATAGGGTAAACCAGATCATAGATTTTATAGGTCAAAGACCAAATCAATCGGGAATCATCTATTGTTTGAGCCGTAAATCGACTGAGCAGTTAAAAGACAGGCTGCAAAGCAAAGGGATAGATGCCCATGCCTATCATGCAGGATTGAATTTTGAAGAACGCACAAAAGTACAGGAAGATTTTATTTTTGATAAGATCCAAGTTGTCTGTGCCACCGTTGCTTTTGGAATGGGGATAGATAAATCTAACGTTCGCTGGGTGATCCACTACAACATGCCAAAAAACCTAGAGGGGTACTACCAAGAGATCGGTCGCGCTGGAAGAGATGGCACCAAGGCAAAAGCACTCTTGTTCCACAGTTATGCGGATGTGTTACAATTACGAAGATTCATAGATGGCACGACCAATGAGCAACTGCAGGTTGCTAAATTGGATCGGATGAAACAATTTTCCGAGGCCACGAGTTGTAGGCGAAAAATACTTCTGAGTTATTTTGGGGAACTCTTGGCGAAGAATTGTGGAAACTGTGATATATGTAAAAACCCACCTCAATTCTTTAATGGAACCGTTATAGCACAAAAAGCATTATCAGTGATTACCAGACTAAGGCAATCAGAACCCATGGGGGTAATTATAGATGTGCTCAGAGGAGCAAAAAATGCCACCACATTGGACAAACACTATGATCAAATTCCCTCCTACGGGATAGGAAATGATATCTCCTGGAAAGATTGGCAACATTATATCATACAATTGATAGACCAAGGCTATTGTGAGATAGCTTTTCACAAGCACAATGCGCTACAGCTTACCCATTTTTCCAAGGAAGTACTTTTTAATGGGCAGCAAGTGCAAATGACGAAGCCTTTAGATAGAAATGTGCAATTGGAAGAACAGAAAGAAAAGGCCAAAAAGTCCAAGAAAAAAGATACCCTGTTTGAAAGGTTACGACTGCTGCGCTTAAAAATATCGTTGGAGGAGAATATTCCGGCATATTTGATTTTTAGTGATGCCACCTTGAAGGAAATAGAGGCCGAAAGACCCATGAATGAAGCTGAATTTATGCAGATCAGCGGTGTGGGACAACGTAAAATGGAAGTTTACGGTGACGAGTTCATCTCGGAAATAAATGCCTTTATGGCCGAGAAAAAAAAGAAGCCCAAGAAATCCGATACGGTCAAGGTTACCTATGAAATGTATAAGAAAGGGATGTCCATTGAGGCAATTGCCGAGGCCAGGGATTTAAAAGCACCCACAGTTTTTTCGCACCTTTCCAAATTATACAGTGAGGGCAAGGACATAGATATGTACCAATTTGTGACCAAAGAAGAAGTCCATTCTGTGAAAAATGCAAAAAAAGAGTTGAATTCTCCAGAAGGACTAAAACCTTATTTTGATCATTTTAATGAGGAATTGGAGTATTCCAAAATACGTTTGGCCCTCACTATTCTAGAGAGGGAAAACAGTTAA